The stretch of DNA GACTTCGCCATGCTCGAGACGGTGCTGGACGAATCCGAGGGCCAGCAGGAGGATAGAATCAAGcagttcgccgcggagatgatCGAGGCCGGCAAGGAGGTCAACCAGAACCTCAaggacctcgccaaggctgccaCGGATGAGATGATCCTCGATGTGGAGGCGCCGAGGGAACAGGTGCTCGAATTCGTCGAGGATCTCACAACCAAGGTGGAGGCGCAGCAGGCAGAGGCCAAACGCATCGTCAAGATCCAGGAGACCTTCAAGGTGGAACCAACCGAGTTCGAATCTCTCAAGGCTGtggccgaggacgtcgcgctcaaGCGGTCCATGTGGGTCAGCGACAAGGAGTTCGACGGGCTCGTGGTCACCTGGGCCGAATCGGTGTTTGACCAGATTGACGTGGCGTCCATGGAGGAGAAGGTTCAGAAGATGGGTAAGCTCTGCGTCAAGCTGGAGCGCGGCCTGCAGCCCAACAGCGTTGTGCCCGCGTTCAAGGCTAAGGTTGACGCGTATAAGCAACTCCTGCCCGTCATCAGCGCGTTGGGCAACGACGCGTTGTTGATGCGCCACTGGGACAAGATCCAGGAGATCATCGGCCAACCaatcgtccgcgacgagaCGTTCACGCTGCAGAAGATCCTGGACATGAAGTGCCCCGATCACTCCGATGCCATCTCGCAGGTTTCCGTGGAGGCGACCCAGGAGAGGCAGCTCGAGTCGCAGCTCGAGAAGATTGTGAAAAGATGGCAGGATGTCTCCTTTGCTGTTACCAACTACAAGGAGAGCAAGGACACCTTCATCTTGGGCGGCTTGGAGGAGGTGTTTACAGCGCTCGAGGATTCTATGGTGACCATGACCACCATCCTGTCCAGTCGCTTCGTCGCGGGCATCAGGACCGAGGTCGAGAAGGTGGAGAAGAACATGAACGTCTTCTCGGACACCCTCGACGAGTGGCTCGCTGTGCAGAAGAACTGGATGTACCTGGAGTCCATCTTCAGCGCTCCCGACATCCAGCGCCAGCTCCCGAACGAGTCGAAGCAGTTCTACGGCGTGGACAAGATGTACAGGGACGTGATGCGCAAGACGCGAGAAAACGACAacgcgatgcgcgccgccACGACTCCGGGATATCTGGAAAAGTTCCAGAAGGCGAACGAGACGCTAGACTTCATCCAAAAGAACCTGGAGGAGTACCTGGAGACGAAGCGCATGGGTTTCCCGAGGTTTTATTTCCTCTCCAAcgacgagctgctcgagaTTCTGGCCGAGACCAAGAACGTGCAGGCCGTGCAGCCGCACATGTCCAAGTGCTTCGATGGTATCAAGTCCCTCGACTTTGGCGAGGACCCCAAGAGCGTGGACATCTTCGCCATGTTCAGTGCGGAGGGGGAGCGGGTGCAGCTCGGGAAAAATTTGAAGGCTCGTGGCAACGTTGAGCAGTGGCTCACAGCCGTGGAGGCTGCcatggtcgccgcgctcaaaaAGCAGGGCAAGGAGTCGTACGTGAGCTATGCCAAGGAGGCGCGGACCGATTGGGTGCGCAACCAGCCCGCGCAGATTGTGATCATGGTTGCGCAGATTTACTGGTGCCGCGGCGTCATCGAGTGCCTTGAATCTGAAAACCCGGTGGCGGCTATGGAGAAGTACCTGGAAAAGAACCGATCGGACCTCAAGGATATGACCGCGGTGGTTCGCGAGGACCTCACCAGGCTGCACCGCaagatcatcgccgcgctcatcaccATCGACGTGCACGCACGAGACATCGTGGAAGAGCTCTGGCAGGAGAAGGTCGAGTCAGTGAACGACTTTAAGTGGCAGATGCAGCTCAGGTACTACTGGGACGACAAGGACGACATCTGTCTCATCCGCCAGACCAACACGCTGTTTAATTACGCGTACGAGTACCTCGGTGCGCAGTCCCGCCTCGTGGTGACCCCGATGACGGACAGGTGCTACATGACGCTGACCGGAGCCATGCACCTGAGgctgggcggcgcgcccgcgggacccgcgggtaCGGGCAAGACGGAGTCGACCAAGGATCTCGGcaaggcgctcggcgtgcaGTGCGTGGTGTTCAACTGCGGAGATAACCTGGACTACAAGTTCATGGGTAAGTTCTTCGCGGGCTTGAGCCAGTGCGGCGCTTGGGCGTGCTTCGATGAGTTCAACCGTATTGACATTGAGGTCCTCTCAGTCGTGGCGCAGCAGCTTCTCACGATCCAAAACGCCATGAAGGCAGGGTTGGATATTTTTACCTTTGAGGGCCGTGAGATGCCGCTGAAGCACACGTTCGCCGTGTTCATCACCATGAACCCCGGTTACGCCGGTCGCACCGAGCTCCCTGACAACCTCAAGGCGCTCTTCCGGCCGATGGCGATGATGATCCCCGActacgcgctcgtcgccgaggtgatGCTCTTCTCCGAGGGTTTCGAGACTTCCAAGGACCTGTCGCGCAAGATGACCAAGCTGTACAAGCTCTCGTCCGAGCAGCTTTCCCAGCAGGACCACTACGACTTTGGCATGCGTGCGCTCAAGTCGTTGCTCGTCATGGCGGGTGCACTCAAGCGCGGCTCCCCGGACCTTGACGAGCAGGTTGTCCTCAtccgcgcgatgcgcgatGCAAACCTACCCAAGTTCCTCTCCGCTGACTGCGAGCTGTTCGAGAACCTGATCATGGACCTCTTCCCGGGCAAGGTTGTCCCGGAGAGTTCATCGGGTGACTTGGAGCGGGCCATTGTCGAGTCAATCAACGAGGTTGACCTGCAGCCAAAGGAGACATTCGTCACCAAGGTTGTCCAGCTCTACGAGACATTCAACGTGCGCTTTGGCGTCATGCTTGTCGGTCCCACGGGCGGAGCCAAGACGACCAACTACCAGATTCTCAAGTCGGCGATGACAAAGCTTCGCAACGAAGGCCATCCCAACGACTCGTTCCAAGTAATTCACACCTACGTGTTCAACCCCAAGTGCATCAAGATGGGCGAGCTGTACGGTGAGTACAACTTGGGCACGGGCGAGTGGACTGACGGCCTGGGATCCACCTTGATTCGCAACGCCGTGGCGGACCAGACGATGGAGAAAAAGTGGGTCGTGTTCGATGGCCCCGTGGACGCCATCTGGATCGAGAACATGAACACCGTGCTCGACGATAACTGCACGCTTTGCCTTCCCAACGGCGAGCGAATCAAGCTCAACCCGATAACGATGCGAATGCTCTTCGAGGTCCAGGACCTGGCGGTGGCATCTCCCGCGACGGTTTCGCGGTGTGGAATGGTGTACATGCCCCCCAACGAGCTCGGCTGGCTCCCCTACGTCACCACCTGGGCGAACACGCAGCTGCCCGAGGCGATGACCGACGATACCAAGGCTTACATCCTGAGCCTGTTCAACAAGACCATCGACGGCGGGCTGTCCTTCATGCGCAAAAACCTCAAGGAGGCCATACCCACCGTAGACATCAACCTGGTGACGTCGCTCACGGCGCTGTTCAAATCGCTGGTGCAGCCCGAGAAGGGTGTGGACTTTGCCGATGACAAGCTCAGCCTCCACCCCAAACTCGCCAAGGTTTTCGTCTTCTCCTACGTCTGGTCGCTGGGCGGTAACTTGCAGGAGCAGTTCCACGCGCAATTCGACGAGTGGGCGAGAGCGCACTTCGCGGACAAcatcaaggagctcgagaaggtTCCCCCCGCGGATGAGGGTGCCGTGCTTTACGACTTTTACGTGGTGACTGACGACATTGACTTCCCCAAGGGTCGGTTCGAACACTGGGACAAGGCCGTGAAGCCGTTCAAGTACAGCAAGGACGTGCCCTTCTTCCAGCTGCTGGTGCCCAACCTTGACACCACACGCTTCTCGTTCCTTCTGGAGACATGTCTGGACGTGGACAAATCCCTGCTGCTCACCGGTGGCACGGGCGTGGGCAAATCGGTGATCATCACCGACTACCTTGCGAGGTCCCAGGAGCCCAGGGGTCTGGTCAACATCATCCTCAACTTCTCTGCGCAGACGCCCGCGAAGGACACCCAGCTGTTGATCGAATCCAAACTGGAGAAGAAGCGCAAGACTCGGTTTGGCGCGCCGCCCAACAAGAAGATTGTGCTCTttgtcgacgacgtcaacaTGCCCGCGCGTGAAACCTACGGCGCCCAACCCCCGGTCGAGCTGTTACGTCAGTACCAGGACTTCCGCGGCTTCTACGATCGCGAGAAGCTCTTCTGGAAGGATGTCGAGGATACCACGCTGGtgtgcgcgtgcgcgccacccggcggcggcaggcaGGAGGTGACGCCCCGGTTCTTCCGCCACTTCAACATGCTCAACGTGCCGCCGCCAAACGACGCCACGATGAAGATCATCCTCGGCTCAATCTTCAGCGGGTTCCTTGACTCGTCCTTCGGGCCAGAGAACGATAAGAAGTTCCCCAAGGAATTCCAGGAGATTGTCACGCCAGTGGTTGACTCGAGCGTCGAGGTTTACAGGCGCATgagcgaggagctcctgccCACGCCGCAGAAGAGCCACTACACCTTCAACCTCCGCGACCTGAGCAAGGTGCTCCAGGGCATGCTCCTCATCACCCCGGATAAGTGCAAGGCTCTTGACGTCATGACGAGGCTTTGGGTTCACGAGAGTATGCGGGTGTTCCACGATCGACTCATCAGCGTCGAGGATAAGGACTACTATAAGGTGATGGCCTctgagctcgtcgagaaGAACTTCGCCGTCGTGCTCGAGGGTAAGTACGAGGATCCTCCGGTTCCGGAGGGCGAGGCCCCGCCCGAGCCTGaagtcgacgaggacggcaaCCCAGTCGAGTACAAGCTGGGCACCAGGGCATACAAGGACTTGTTTGAGGATCGCAACATCATCTTTGGCGACTTCCTTGACCAAAACTgcgagcccgaggagcgcgtgtACGAGGAAGGAGACGACATCCCCAAGATGATCAAGATCATGGAGGATTACCTGGAAGAATACAACTTCAGCGCCACGAACCAGATGAACCTGGTGTTTttcatggacgccgccgagcatgCCACGCGAATCGCGAGGATTCTGCGGCAGCCACGCGGCAACGCGATGCtcgtgggcgtgggcggcaGCGGGAAGCAGTCGCTCACGCGGTTTGGAAGTTTCATGGCGGGGTTCAAGTGCTTCAGCATCGAGCTCACGCGCGGTTACGGCATCACTGAGTTCCGCGACGACCTAAAGAACCTCTACGTTCAGACCGGTATTGAGGGAACACCCACTGTGTTTTTGTTTACGGATACGCAAATCGTCACGGAGGGTTTCGTCGAGGACATCAACAACATCCTCAACAGCGGCGAGGTTCCCGGACTGTTTGCCCaggacgagaaggagcgAATGATGACCGAGATTCGTCCGTACGCCGAGTCCCTTGGCTTGAACCCAACGAAAGATGTGCTCTTTAGCACGTTCATCAACAGGGTGCGAGACAACCTCCACATCATCCTGTGCATGTCCCCCGTGGGCGAGGCTTTCCGGTCTCGATGCCGCCAGTTCCCCTCTCTGATCAACTGCTGCACCATCGACTGGTTCATGGAGTggcccgaggaggcgctcaccAGCGTCTCCAACAAGTTCCTCTCCACCGTGGACCTCGGCTCGCCCGAGGTTAACAAGCATGTCGCAAACATGTGCGTCGACGTGCACATGTCCGTCACCCAGACATCCGAGCGGTTCTTCCAGGAACTCAGGCGCAAGTTTTACACGACGCCCAAGTCTTATCTCGACCTCATCAACCTCTACACCGCTTTGCTGGCCGAGAAGAGGGAGGAGCTGGGCAATGCGAAGGACCGCCTGCTCAACGGTCTGAACAAGCTCGCGGAGACCAACGTCATCATCGATAACTTGAAGATTGAATTGGGCGAACTGCAGCCTGTGCTCGAGGAGAAATCTGCGGCAAccgccgagctcatcgagcagGTCAACAGAGACaaggccgacgccgcggaggtcgaGAAGAAGGTGATCGAAGAGGAGGCCCAGGCTAAGGCGCTGGCCGCGGAAACAGAAGCCATCGCGGCATCTGCCAAGGCTgacctcgaggaggccaTGCCCGCGCTGGATGCGGCTGTCGAGTCGCTCAATGCCCTCAACAAGAACGACATCGTGGAGATCAAAAACCTGCCCAGGCCCCCGCCGTTGGTGGGCGTCACCATGGAGGCTGTGCTCACTCTTCTGAAGGAAAAGACGGACTGGGCGAGCGCAAGGAAGGTTCTCGGCGACACCGGTTTCATGAAGCGCCTATTCGAGTTTGACAAGGATAACATCTCGCCCAAGACGCTCAAGCGCCTGGAGAAGTTTGTCAACCGCGAGGATTTCACTCCGGAGATTGTCCAATCCCAGTcgcaggcggcgaagagccTCTGCATGTGGTGCCGCGCCATGCACGTCTACGCGGGGGTGGAGAAGGTGGTCAGACCCAAGCGAAAGGCGCttgccgaggctgaggcaTCGCTCGCAGCGAcactcgcggcgctcaaggagaagCAGCAGTTTCTCAAGGACGTCCAGGACAAGGTTGCGCAACTCGAGAaggacctcgccaaggccgaggctgagTCCCAGTCCCTCAAGGACCAGGCTCAGCTCACCGAGGATCGCCTGGTGCGCGCGGAGAAGCTAACGagcggcctcgccgacgaggctgTGCGCTGGAAGTCAACCGCCGAATCCCTCGGCGACCAGCGCGAGTTACTGGTTGGCGACGTCTTCGTCTCCGCCGC from Micromonas commoda chromosome 3, complete sequence encodes:
- the DHC1.3 gene encoding dynein heavy chain (expressed); protein product: MAPNGEDMPPAGLGHTGRTQAEDGVGRASLTRDALANQLYLKTKPPSATAFRPSQTMGRTSALKSTGRLEPLTAARPPAVSAPAMMGTAGRNNAMGATYETTVRSSTPARVGGAVTLAPLTPTGDSSRANGSLGTTDAVPTGSLRVSPSKPLLRPESEDDGYQYLALLRWMRRNAADEERRVANALPPGPHGADEFVYLARLDRDPNDWQPYALGVREYHGVDRTDYYTMSAQGITHFLDGVQPEFITAERWELEVANYKKIKSLTVFRTYKKWKSWKLWRKSVMSAKMQRAASVLEKNLFVLDPVFAPTIDKIRDACRELSKKRLSKVRTGEVRTLGAFVDEVKEAREEMTEEFARFSAEQTATVSDACQRSLDAMEARLEEFYGDDLPCTDRMDRISGHGSAGPSSPAAGRGSATGRMSGPGSKRGGSEDAAQYAYTVAATRRTEQRRCLTFVKLMDYVMCDTMHDMLLDSVTDVLSATKQCEEDQFEMPKPPYRLHKPRLKVQSAMKRMFRKITQENRRQSASKKVREAAKENQLMDTIKDRQMQARHEKEDDELNRFEPEFPVLPQFEVELAWDERASQTVFEPSFHDFQSEVEKTVKSFIDILAKVKRLPDDKALMSKMTDALEMEQSSGKGVDMADLAYTERWRELVRQVRRSLAFGFDTATRYKDNFDIFVNMKKKNAETSTSQIVENYKSGDLVIDNFRRDTITYLDQKKRMEAFYVDQNVGIVKIKSQRLQTALLPSPTAKLEELSKMLPGLAAEMFDKFIEEVHAGTNKLANPPKSAEDFMDVMRFCVDLRESTLERLGAQAEEVKALYDLINEFGFPIKEEDQAKFALLEDDFAMLETVLDESEGQQEDRIKQFAAEMIEAGKEVNQNLKDLAKAATDEMILDVEAPREQVLEFVEDLTTKVEAQQAEAKRIVKIQETFKVEPTEFESLKAVAEDVALKRSMWVSDKEFDGLVVTWAESVFDQIDVASMEEKVQKMGKLCVKLERGLQPNSVVPAFKAKVDAYKQLLPVISALGNDALLMRHWDKIQEIIGQPIVRDETFTLQKILDMKCPDHSDAISQVSVEATQERQLESQLEKIVKRWQDVSFAVTNYKESKDTFILGGLEEVFTALEDSMVTMTTILSSRFVAGIRTEVEKVEKNMNVFSDTLDEWLAVQKNWMYLESIFSAPDIQRQLPNESKQFYGVDKMYRDVMRKTRENDNAMRAATTPGYLEKFQKANETLDFIQKNLEEYLETKRMGFPRFYFLSNDELLEILAETKNVQAVQPHMSKCFDGIKSLDFGEDPKSVDIFAMFSAEGERVQLGKNLKARGNVEQWLTAVEAAMVAALKKQGKESYVSYAKEARTDWVRNQPAQIVIMVAQIYWCRGVIECLESENPVAAMEKYLEKNRSDLKDMTAVVREDLTRLHRKIIAALITIDVHARDIVEELWQEKVESVNDFKWQMQLRYYWDDKDDICLIRQTNTLFNYAYEYLGAQSRLVVTPMTDRCYMTLTGAMHLRLGGAPAGPAGTGKTESTKDLGKALGVQCVVFNCGDNLDYKFMGKFFAGLSQCGAWACFDEFNRIDIEVLSVVAQQLLTIQNAMKAGLDIFTFEGREMPLKHTFAVFITMNPGYAGRTELPDNLKALFRPMAMMIPDYALVAEVMLFSEGFETSKDLSRKMTKLYKLSSEQLSQQDHYDFGMRALKSLLVMAGALKRGSPDLDEQVVLIRAMRDANLPKFLSADCELFENLIMDLFPGKVVPESSSGDLERAIVESINEVDLQPKETFVTKVVQLYETFNVRFGVMLVGPTGGAKTTNYQILKSAMTKLRNEGHPNDSFQVIHTYVFNPKCIKMGELYGEYNLGTGEWTDGLGSTLIRNAVADQTMEKKWVVFDGPVDAIWIENMNTVLDDNCTLCLPNGERIKLNPITMRMLFEVQDLAVASPATVSRCGMVYMPPNELGWLPYVTTWANTQLPEAMTDDTKAYILSLFNKTIDGGLSFMRKNLKEAIPTVDINLVTSLTALFKSLVQPEKGVDFADDKLSLHPKLAKVFVFSYVWSLGGNLQEQFHAQFDEWARAHFADNIKELEKVPPADEGAVLYDFYVVTDDIDFPKGRFEHWDKAVKPFKYSKDVPFFQLLVPNLDTTRFSFLLETCLDVDKSLLLTGGTGVGKSVIITDYLARSQEPRGLVNIILNFSAQTPAKDTQLLIESKLEKKRKTRFGAPPNKKIVLFVDDVNMPARETYGAQPPVELLRQYQDFRGFYDREKLFWKDVEDTTLVCACAPPGGGRQEVTPRFFRHFNMLNVPPPNDATMKIILGSIFSGFLDSSFGPENDKKFPKEFQEIVTPVVDSSVEVYRRMSEELLPTPQKSHYTFNLRDLSKVLQGMLLITPDKCKALDVMTRLWVHESMRVFHDRLISVEDKDYYKVMASELVEKNFAVVLEGKYEDPPVPEGEAPPEPEVDEDGNPVEYKLGTRAYKDLFEDRNIIFGDFLDQNCEPEERVYEEGDDIPKMIKIMEDYLEEYNFSATNQMNLVFFMDAAEHATRIARILRQPRGNAMLVGVGGSGKQSLTRFGSFMAGFKCFSIELTRGYGITEFRDDLKNLYVQTGIEGTPTVFLFTDTQIVTEGFVEDINNILNSGEVPGLFAQDEKERMMTEIRPYAESLGLNPTKDVLFSTFINRVRDNLHIILCMSPVGEAFRSRCRQFPSLINCCTIDWFMEWPEEALTSVSNKFLSTVDLGSPEVNKHVANMCVDVHMSVTQTSERFFQELRRKFYTTPKSYLDLINLYTALLAEKREELGNAKDRLLNGLNKLAETNVIIDNLKIELGELQPVLEEKSAATAELIEQVNRDKADAAEVEKKVIEEEAQAKALAAETEAIAASAKADLEEAMPALDAAVESLNALNKNDIVEIKNLPRPPPLVGVTMEAVLTLLKEKTDWASARKVLGDTGFMKRLFEFDKDNISPKTLKRLEKFVNREDFTPEIVQSQSQAAKSLCMWCRAMHVYAGVEKVVRPKRKALAEAEASLAATLAALKEKQQFLKDVQDKVAQLEKDLAKAEAESQSLKDQAQLTEDRLVRAEKLTSGLADEAVRWKSTAESLGDQRELLVGDVFVSAACISYFGAFNGAYRDELVDLWTSRCRELGVPVSENCSLKNTLASPVEIREWNIWGLPTDDVSVDNGILVTRGRRWPLMIDPQAQANTWVKNMEQKNALKIIKLTDGNYLRTMENSIRNGTPVLVEDIGETLDPALEPILQKAVFVQNGRTLIRLGDTDVDYDPNFKFYLTTKMPNPHYLPEVCIKVTIINFTVTIKGLEDQLLGDVVRKERPDLEEAKDRLVLSISNDKKQLKDLEDKILRLLKESEGNILDDVDLIKTLETSKTTSTMINGRVKEAEQTEASINETREKYRPAAIRGSILYFVVADLALIGPMYQYSLNFFMKLFNQCIDNSEPSERLRKRLKNLMSYTTYFVYVSVCRGLFEEHKLLFSLLVCTSIMRVMTVQEKFDEANVGDAEESDEEDEDEEAKPEVAAPVESPAVIEAREWNVFLRGTPLNYEAPAKTVEWLTDAVWRNVCYLETDLPDYLTGFTADMAAKSAEFEAWAESDSPFQEPMPGGWDDKLTYFIKLAVVKVFKEDKAVASAQQYIGAELGKAFTEAPPWTLDDVFPDTNSRVPIIFILSTGADPTAMLQRFATKMGWVPGERLHFCSLGQGQGPIAEEMVSKAQDNGDWVCLQNCHVASSWMLSLEAMVNNMSQDYNPVHDDFRLWLTSMPAAIFPVLVLQNGIKLTNEPPKGVRANMKRTFNDIQEDVWEGCSKPQPYKKLVFALSTFHAIIQERRKFGPLGWNIRYEFNASDIECSMLTLKMFLEEQDEIPWAALVYVTGQINYGGRVTDDLDRRCLMSILKKYYLPDILDDNYRFTPSGTYYAPPEGDLFSFRDYLEQLPLTEAPEVFGMHPNANITFQLQETRKMMDTILSIQPRATSAEGGKSPDEIVAALAAEIESNIAPPLDLDDACPGLFDRTASGQLKSLSVVLGQEIERFNKLTRRVLSSLKELQKAIKGIVVMTGELEQMYTDFLNNKVPGLWEKVAYPSLKPLGGWIVDYHRRIDFMRTWLTKGNPKSYWLSGFFFPQGFMTGVLQEHARKYQQPIDALNFNFEVLEGKETAEDITEAPEDGVLIDGLYVDNARWNREMKYLDESDPGVMISNLPVVHFVPVMGYYPPPLLAPADPKEYQCPLYKTSVRAGILSTTGQSTNFVICVGLPIRPGTDSDFWVLQGVALLCATND